The following proteins are encoded in a genomic region of Limosilactobacillus reuteri subsp. reuteri:
- a CDS encoding ABC transporter permease encodes MRQKAMFIVPYALWIILFVIAPLVLILYQSFFNINGQLTLNNYAEYLTSGVYLKMTLNSVWYAFLITLVTLVISYPTAYVLNRLPNKQFWLLLVILPTWINLLLKTYAFIGLFSRTGTINGFLQFMGLGSHQLLFTDASFMFVAAYIEIPFMVLPIFNNLAEINPSLINASYDLGATHWQTFRRVIWPLSMPGVKAGIQAVFIPSLSLFMITRLIGGNRVITLGTAIEEHFLTTQNWGMGSTIGVVLIIAMFIIMFMTGDKKQKGGRH; translated from the coding sequence ATGCGGCAAAAAGCGATGTTTATCGTCCCATATGCATTGTGGATTATCCTATTTGTGATTGCTCCATTGGTATTGATACTTTATCAATCATTTTTTAATATCAATGGCCAGCTGACCCTTAATAACTATGCTGAATATCTGACATCAGGTGTTTATCTTAAGATGACGCTTAATTCTGTTTGGTATGCCTTTTTGATTACCCTTGTGACATTAGTGATTAGTTATCCCACTGCTTATGTTTTGAATAGATTGCCTAACAAGCAGTTTTGGCTATTGCTGGTAATTTTGCCAACATGGATCAACTTATTATTGAAGACGTATGCGTTTATTGGCTTGTTTAGTCGAACCGGGACAATTAACGGTTTCCTCCAGTTTATGGGCCTTGGGAGTCATCAGCTTTTGTTCACGGATGCCAGTTTTATGTTTGTGGCTGCTTATATTGAAATTCCGTTTATGGTGTTGCCGATTTTCAATAACCTGGCTGAAATTAACCCGTCACTAATAAATGCTAGCTATGACTTGGGCGCTACTCATTGGCAAACCTTTCGTCGGGTGATTTGGCCGCTTTCTATGCCGGGAGTAAAAGCTGGAATTCAGGCAGTTTTTATTCCATCGCTTTCACTCTTTATGATTACCCGCTTGATTGGTGGAAATCGTGTAATTACTTTAGGGACTGCGATTGAAGAACATTTCCTCACAACGCAAAATTGGGGAATGGGTTCAACGATTGGGGTGGTGCTGATTATCGCAATGTTTATTATTATGTTTATGACTGGTGATAAGAAACAGAAAGGAGGACGCCATTAA
- a CDS encoding ABC transporter ATP-binding protein, protein MVKNIMEFQHVSKQYDDNVVLRDISFEIEAGKFYTLLGPSGSGKTTILRLIAGFDHPSSGKIYFDGKQINDIPANQRQVNTVFQDYALFPHMNVAENVAFGLQIKGVKKAEIKQRVKEALHLVQLDGYGDREITAMSGGQRQRVAIARAIVNKPKVLLLDEALSALDHKLRVQMQTELRQLQRRLGITFIFVTHDQEEALAMSDQIMIINDGKIQQSGTPVDIYDEPLNHFVADFIGESNIVPGIMKKDYVVSINGQDFDCVDAGMKPNEKVEVVIRPEDLDITTVEKGKLVGTVETQLFRGVDYQITVIDQRNHKWKINSIHKTKVGAKVGITFDPEDIHVMRYNESEEDFDARLDSYEEGD, encoded by the coding sequence ATGGTAAAAAACATAATGGAATTTCAGCATGTAAGTAAACAGTATGATGATAACGTTGTGTTGCGTGATATAAGCTTTGAAATTGAGGCCGGTAAATTCTATACCTTATTAGGACCATCGGGATCAGGAAAGACAACAATTTTGCGCTTAATTGCTGGTTTTGATCATCCTAGTAGCGGGAAAATTTATTTTGATGGAAAGCAAATCAATGATATTCCCGCCAATCAACGGCAAGTCAATACCGTCTTTCAAGATTACGCCCTTTTCCCTCATATGAATGTGGCAGAAAACGTTGCCTTTGGATTACAGATTAAGGGTGTCAAAAAAGCGGAAATTAAACAACGCGTAAAAGAAGCTTTGCACCTGGTTCAATTAGATGGCTATGGTGATCGGGAAATTACCGCAATGTCTGGTGGACAAAGACAGCGAGTTGCTATTGCCCGGGCAATAGTTAATAAGCCGAAAGTACTATTGTTGGATGAAGCCTTATCTGCGTTGGACCATAAGTTACGAGTTCAAATGCAGACCGAATTGCGGCAATTACAACGGCGGCTAGGGATTACTTTTATCTTTGTTACCCATGACCAAGAAGAAGCATTAGCCATGAGTGACCAGATTATGATTATTAATGATGGTAAGATTCAGCAGAGTGGGACCCCCGTTGATATTTATGATGAACCACTTAACCATTTTGTGGCTGATTTTATCGGCGAAAGCAATATTGTTCCAGGCATTATGAAAAAAGACTATGTAGTTTCAATCAATGGTCAAGACTTTGATTGTGTTGACGCGGGGATGAAACCAAACGAAAAGGTTGAAGTTGTCATCCGGCCAGAAGATCTTGACATTACGACGGTTGAAAAAGGAAAATTAGTCGGCACCGTTGAAACCCAGCTTTTCCGTGGCGTTGATTATCAAATTACGGTGATTGACCAACGTAACCATAAGTGGAAAATCAATTCTATTCATAAAACAAAGGTCGGGGCTAAAGTAGGGATTACATTTGATCCCGAAGATATTCACGTTATGCGGTATAACGAAAGTGAAGAAGATTTTGATGCTCGCCTTGATAGCTATGAGGAGGGGGACTAA
- a CDS encoding Xaa-Pro dipeptidyl-peptidase, with translation MKINQFSITSTTPQARRQELMQIHLLRKNEEQTLTPNAMFETFLARIHMASAQPIVTKQWLHDLLATPDLALDDWFDQNQILTDEVFYLVALQLLDFEAAVDFDITASLATVKKIGLPVESHQKWTTANVIDAFYLLLNTHNKNGQSLIDHLTAEGFMAWSYQLPAEQKPFFFNGKPLASFDPAKFIREVVYIETDMDTDFDGKADLVKAEIMRPIESDHGLKVPVVFTASPYNQGTNDEWGEKATHNVNLPLKHKDPDYQAPTEEKFPTDFSRQKVTGESRQATETFSTTPAYTLNNYLAARGYAVVYSAGIGTKDSDGLQTCGSPEQTDAMKAVVEWLHGDRQAFTDRHSGTTIKATWCNGKVAMTGRSYLGTLATAVATTGVPGLEAIISEAAISSWYDYYRENGLVRAPGGFQGEDADVLADETFSRTKRPADYRRIEKVNDKYIAKMQGAMDRTTGNYNEFWDHRNYRHDLENIKAAVMMVHGLNDTNVRPSNVKALYDGIQSLPITSKLILHQGQHIYINAFRSLDFSDMVNLWLANKLWGQENQADDTLPSVLVQDNSTPETWIAYDQWTAGEQKQYQFNDHRLTNLPGLGIQSFNDQQPEEKYLQWCKQPQAWAKALVKDNGQFSRRFVTAVFNDDTLLRGTPTVTLKVASSKNYGMISARLVDLGSSKRLTMSPVLFNRNGLELGYHWKTDDLREFKLAKEATNYKVIASGHINLQNRNNPAQVDELAANQFVTVKFDLQPIFHRIVAGHQLGIIIYSTDYEYTLRGNERIEYQLALNGCHLSIPGVTILN, from the coding sequence ATGAAAATCAATCAATTTAGTATTACTTCAACTACACCACAAGCACGGCGCCAAGAATTAATGCAGATTCACTTGCTTCGGAAAAACGAAGAACAAACTTTGACACCGAACGCAATGTTTGAAACTTTCTTAGCACGCATTCATATGGCAAGTGCCCAGCCGATCGTCACTAAACAGTGGCTTCATGACCTCTTAGCTACCCCTGACCTTGCTCTTGATGATTGGTTTGACCAAAATCAAATATTAACCGATGAAGTATTTTACCTCGTCGCTCTCCAACTACTCGATTTTGAGGCCGCAGTTGATTTTGACATTACAGCTTCCCTTGCTACAGTTAAGAAAATTGGCTTGCCAGTCGAATCACATCAAAAATGGACAACCGCAAACGTTATCGATGCTTTTTACCTTCTTTTAAATACTCATAACAAAAATGGTCAATCGCTTATTGATCATTTAACGGCAGAGGGCTTTATGGCTTGGAGTTACCAACTTCCAGCTGAACAAAAACCGTTCTTTTTCAATGGGAAGCCGCTTGCTAGTTTTGATCCTGCTAAATTCATTCGTGAGGTTGTTTACATTGAGACCGATATGGATACCGATTTTGATGGTAAAGCAGATTTAGTTAAAGCAGAAATTATGCGGCCAATTGAGTCAGACCATGGCTTAAAAGTTCCCGTTGTCTTTACTGCTAGTCCTTATAATCAAGGAACAAACGACGAATGGGGCGAAAAAGCAACGCATAACGTCAATCTTCCTTTGAAGCATAAGGATCCTGATTATCAGGCCCCGACTGAAGAAAAATTTCCGACTGACTTTTCACGCCAAAAAGTTACTGGCGAAAGCCGGCAAGCTACTGAGACGTTTAGTACCACGCCAGCATACACGCTAAATAATTACCTCGCTGCCCGTGGTTATGCGGTTGTTTATTCAGCCGGAATTGGTACCAAAGATTCGGACGGTCTGCAAACGTGTGGTTCTCCAGAACAGACTGATGCGATGAAGGCTGTCGTCGAGTGGCTTCATGGTGATCGGCAAGCCTTTACTGACCGTCATAGCGGTACCACAATCAAGGCGACCTGGTGTAATGGTAAAGTCGCAATGACAGGACGCTCATATCTCGGCACTTTAGCCACCGCTGTCGCAACCACTGGTGTACCAGGCCTCGAAGCAATTATTAGTGAAGCGGCCATTTCCAGCTGGTATGACTATTATCGGGAAAATGGCCTTGTCCGCGCACCGGGTGGCTTTCAAGGGGAAGACGCAGACGTTTTAGCCGATGAAACATTCAGTCGAACCAAACGTCCCGCAGACTACCGCCGAATTGAAAAAGTAAATGATAAATATATTGCTAAAATGCAAGGAGCAATGGATCGAACAACTGGTAATTATAATGAATTCTGGGACCACCGCAATTACCGGCATGATCTCGAAAACATCAAAGCTGCTGTGATGATGGTGCATGGCCTTAATGATACCAACGTCCGTCCTAGCAATGTTAAGGCACTTTATGACGGTATTCAAAGTCTGCCAATTACAAGCAAACTCATCCTTCACCAAGGACAACATATTTATATCAATGCCTTTCGTTCATTAGATTTCTCTGACATGGTTAATCTCTGGCTTGCTAATAAGCTCTGGGGACAAGAAAATCAGGCTGATGATACGTTGCCAAGCGTTCTTGTGCAAGACAATAGCACCCCCGAAACTTGGATCGCATATGATCAATGGACGGCGGGCGAACAGAAACAGTACCAATTTAACGACCATCGTCTAACGAATTTGCCCGGACTAGGAATCCAAAGCTTTAATGACCAACAACCAGAAGAAAAGTACCTTCAATGGTGTAAACAACCCCAAGCATGGGCAAAGGCACTCGTGAAGGATAACGGTCAATTTAGTCGGCGCTTTGTAACTGCTGTATTTAATGATGATACGCTTCTCCGCGGAACACCGACTGTCACCTTAAAAGTAGCTTCTTCGAAAAATTATGGAATGATTAGTGCCCGGCTTGTTGACCTTGGCAGCAGCAAACGCCTTACAATGTCGCCTGTTCTGTTTAATCGTAATGGTCTTGAGCTAGGTTATCACTGGAAGACAGATGATCTTCGTGAATTTAAATTAGCAAAAGAAGCAACTAATTATAAGGTAATCGCAAGTGGGCATATCAATTTGCAAAATCGAAACAATCCAGCACAAGTTGATGAATTAGCCGCTAATCAATTTGTCACTGTTAAGTTTGATCTTCAACCAATTTTCCACCGAATTGTAGCTGGTCATCAATTAGGGATCATTATTTATAGCACTGATTACGAATACACGCTTCGTGGCAACGAACGGATTGAATATCAATTAGCGCTGAATGGCTGTCATCTTAGTATTCCAGGTGTTACTATTTTGAACTAA
- a CDS encoding proline-specific peptidase family protein, whose protein sequence is MKQGTKIITLDNGYHLWTNTQGEGDIHLLALHGGPGGNHEYWEDAAEQLKKQGLNVQVTMYDQLGSLYSDQPDFSDPEIAKKYLTYEYFLDEVDEVREKLGLDNFYLIGQSWGGLLVQEYAVKYGQHLKGAIISSMVDEIDEYVDRVNELREKTLSPEAVAFMKECEAKNDYSNPKYQEYVQVMNEQYVDRKQPSKLYHLKDLGGTAVYNVFQGDNEFVITGKLKDWHFRDQLKNIKVPTLITFGEHETMPIETAKTMNSLIPNSQLVTTPDGGHHHMVDNPDVYYKHLADFIRNVENNTFNN, encoded by the coding sequence ATGAAACAAGGCACTAAAATTATTACCCTTGATAACGGCTATCATCTATGGACGAATACCCAAGGTGAAGGTGATATTCATTTATTGGCTTTGCATGGGGGTCCTGGTGGCAATCATGAATACTGGGAAGACGCTGCTGAACAATTAAAGAAGCAAGGTCTTAACGTTCAGGTAACAATGTATGATCAATTAGGTTCACTCTATTCTGATCAACCTGATTTTTCTGATCCTGAGATTGCTAAGAAGTACCTTACTTACGAATATTTCCTTGATGAAGTAGATGAAGTACGAGAAAAACTTGGCTTAGACAATTTCTATCTTATCGGTCAAAGTTGGGGTGGCCTTTTAGTTCAAGAATACGCTGTTAAGTATGGGCAACATCTTAAAGGCGCAATTATTTCTTCAATGGTTGACGAAATTGATGAATATGTCGACCGAGTTAATGAATTACGGGAAAAGACTCTTTCTCCAGAAGCGGTTGCCTTTATGAAAGAATGCGAAGCCAAGAATGATTACAGTAATCCTAAGTATCAAGAATACGTTCAAGTAATGAATGAACAATACGTTGACCGGAAGCAGCCATCCAAGCTTTATCATCTTAAAGACCTTGGTGGCACGGCGGTTTACAACGTCTTCCAAGGTGATAACGAATTTGTGATTACCGGTAAGCTCAAAGACTGGCATTTCCGTGATCAATTGAAGAATATTAAGGTGCCAACTTTAATTACATTTGGTGAACATGAAACGATGCCAATCGAAACTGCTAAGACAATGAATAGTCTCATTCCAAATTCACAGCTAGTTACTACTCCCGATGGTGGTCACCACCACATGGTAGATAACCCTGATGTTTATTACAAGCACCTCGCTGACTTTATTCGGAATGTTGAAAATAATACGTTTAATAATTAA
- a CDS encoding HAD-IC family P-type ATPase: MKENYQLTTDEIKKEYQLTDFTHGLSTQAVEKRLADEGRNIIEVKPTPKWKLFLRQFNNIVIYILLAATLLTILIGHYTDAIVIGAVIILNALIGYFQESSAANALAKIKEMMAQHATVYRDGKRQDIDAADLVRGDVVFLEAGDNVPADLRIVSADNLRIEESALTGETNSVIKTDEAITDQDVPLADRVDMAYASTSVTSGSGLGIVVATGEQTEIGKISQEVAQIKPKKTPLTKEIDHVGKVVSYITITASVIVFVVGFFLEIYSLPALALAVVAMLVGAIPEGLPAITSVILAFGISKMAKEHQTIIKSMPAVETLGSVDVIATDKTGTLTKNEMTAIELWVGDKHYTVTGTGYAPEGEILLNGKPAQLTEQLKLFLEAGYQANDTVLTDEDGTWHINGEPTDGAFLTLYHKAFGAKYQSPYKAVDLLPFDSDYRYIAELTRDPEDKQQVIFVKGSPDKLFEMAAKEDPQFDTAKWQQRVDDWSKAGKRVIAVGYQPVNGENLMEVEHDHLYRGIHLLGLAALQDAPREEVIVALKQMNRAGVSVKMITGDDPQTARAIGKQLGLSTGPINAITGAEWDKLSASEREEAALNNQVFARTTPQNKLEIIEALQNRQKITAMVGDGVNDAPALKKADIGISMGIKGTDVAKDAADMILGNDNFAVMAAVIKEGRRIYDNIKKSILFLLPTSFAEGLVVAFSILTGQQVPLQPAQLLWINLIAAITIQFAFVFEKAEKGIMDRNPRPVTQRLMNRHDLIQMGYVSALMALFALIGYEWFISAGADVVNATTMMVNTIVISKAFYFFSIRTERYGLKEVGNIGKKAWGVIGLMILFQLIFTYVPFMQAAFHVTGISLLEWLAVIVFSCLIFLCTESDKMIRFRLNRR; encoded by the coding sequence ATGAAAGAAAATTATCAACTAACAACTGACGAAATAAAGAAAGAATACCAATTAACTGATTTTACTCACGGTTTATCAACCCAAGCTGTCGAAAAACGGCTTGCTGATGAAGGACGTAATATCATTGAAGTAAAACCAACGCCAAAGTGGAAACTCTTCTTACGCCAGTTTAACAATATTGTTATCTACATTTTATTAGCCGCTACTTTACTGACCATTTTAATTGGTCACTATACTGATGCGATTGTTATCGGGGCGGTTATCATTCTAAACGCGCTCATTGGTTATTTCCAAGAATCAAGTGCCGCGAATGCCCTCGCCAAAATCAAAGAGATGATGGCGCAACATGCCACCGTCTACCGGGATGGTAAACGACAAGATATTGATGCCGCGGATCTTGTCCGTGGGGATGTTGTTTTCCTCGAAGCCGGTGATAATGTACCAGCTGACTTACGGATTGTCTCAGCTGATAACTTACGAATTGAGGAATCAGCTTTAACCGGTGAAACCAATTCGGTTATCAAAACTGATGAAGCAATTACCGACCAAGACGTTCCCCTCGCTGATCGTGTTGATATGGCATATGCTTCGACTTCAGTTACAAGCGGAAGTGGTCTAGGAATTGTAGTCGCAACTGGTGAACAAACCGAAATTGGTAAGATTTCACAGGAAGTTGCGCAAATCAAGCCAAAGAAGACCCCATTAACTAAAGAAATTGACCATGTTGGAAAAGTCGTTTCTTACATTACGATTACTGCCTCAGTGATTGTTTTCGTTGTCGGTTTCTTCCTCGAAATTTACTCCTTGCCTGCCCTTGCGCTCGCAGTCGTGGCAATGTTAGTTGGTGCAATCCCAGAAGGTTTGCCTGCAATCACCTCTGTTATCTTAGCCTTTGGTATTAGCAAAATGGCCAAAGAGCATCAGACGATTATCAAATCAATGCCTGCTGTTGAAACATTAGGCTCGGTCGATGTTATTGCTACTGATAAAACAGGAACCCTTACCAAAAACGAAATGACTGCCATTGAGTTATGGGTCGGCGATAAACACTACACGGTTACTGGAACTGGTTATGCTCCTGAGGGTGAGATTCTCTTAAATGGCAAACCAGCCCAACTGACAGAGCAGCTCAAACTTTTCTTAGAGGCTGGATACCAAGCAAATGATACGGTTTTAACTGATGAAGACGGCACCTGGCATATTAATGGTGAACCAACCGATGGAGCCTTCTTAACTCTTTACCACAAAGCGTTTGGGGCTAAATATCAATCGCCATATAAAGCAGTTGACCTCCTTCCATTTGATTCTGATTACCGTTATATCGCTGAATTAACTCGTGATCCGGAAGATAAACAACAAGTAATCTTTGTTAAAGGATCTCCAGATAAGCTCTTTGAAATGGCCGCAAAGGAAGATCCACAATTTGATACTGCCAAGTGGCAACAACGGGTAGATGACTGGTCCAAAGCCGGAAAACGAGTTATTGCAGTCGGCTATCAACCAGTTAATGGCGAAAACCTAATGGAAGTCGAACATGACCACCTCTACAGGGGAATTCACTTACTTGGCTTAGCTGCTCTTCAAGACGCACCACGCGAAGAAGTGATCGTTGCGTTAAAGCAAATGAACCGTGCTGGTGTTTCCGTTAAAATGATTACAGGGGATGACCCGCAAACTGCCCGTGCAATCGGTAAGCAACTAGGATTATCAACAGGCCCAATCAACGCAATCACAGGTGCAGAATGGGATAAACTTTCTGCCAGTGAACGAGAAGAGGCCGCTTTAAATAACCAAGTCTTTGCGCGGACGACTCCACAAAACAAGCTTGAAATTATTGAAGCGCTCCAAAACCGGCAAAAGATCACCGCGATGGTTGGGGATGGAGTTAACGATGCCCCCGCCTTAAAGAAAGCCGATATTGGAATTTCAATGGGGATCAAGGGAACGGACGTCGCTAAAGATGCTGCTGACATGATCTTAGGAAATGATAACTTTGCGGTAATGGCGGCTGTTATCAAAGAAGGTCGGCGAATTTACGATAATATCAAAAAGAGTATCTTATTCTTATTACCAACCTCCTTTGCGGAAGGATTAGTGGTTGCCTTCTCCATTCTTACCGGTCAGCAAGTTCCCCTTCAACCGGCGCAGTTATTGTGGATTAACTTAATCGCCGCAATCACTATCCAGTTTGCGTTCGTCTTTGAAAAAGCAGAAAAGGGCATCATGGATCGCAATCCTCGTCCAGTGACCCAACGATTAATGAATCGGCATGATTTAATCCAGATGGGTTATGTCTCAGCCTTAATGGCGCTGTTCGCCTTAATTGGTTACGAATGGTTCATCAGTGCTGGGGCAGACGTTGTCAATGCTACAACAATGATGGTTAATACCATTGTTATTAGTAAGGCCTTCTACTTCTTCAGCATTCGAACTGAACGATATGGGCTAAAAGAAGTTGGAAATATTGGCAAGAAAGCCTGGGGCGTTATTGGATTGATGATTCTCTTCCAATTGATCTTCACCTACGTTCCATTTATGCAGGCGGCCTTCCACGTGACCGGAATTAGTTTGCTGGAATGGTTAGCAGTAATTGTCTTCTCTTGCTTAATCTTCTTATGTACTGAATCCGATAAAATGATTCGTTTCCGTCTAAATCGACGATAA